Proteins from a single region of Mumia flava:
- a CDS encoding Fpg/Nei family DNA glycosylase → MPEGHTLHRLALDLDAAFAGRPTHSSSPQGRFADGAARIDGRVLAGAEAYGKQLFVAFDGLAEQVRIHLGLIGGLTISSGTDRPVVGAVRWRLESDEAWADLRGATVCTLIGPAEKEAYVAGLGPDPLRGDADPDRAWARITRSRLTIAALLMEQGVLAGVGNVYRAELLFRHGLDPFMEGRFLRRGEWDALWADLVALMHVGVERNRIDTVRPEHEPEAMGREPRQDDHGGEVYVYRRAHLPCWVCGTPVRTQVLAGRNLFWCPRCQPRSRRRVPVTRAAARRPGARGATGRTVSSRPEASGRPASR, encoded by the coding sequence GTGCCCGAAGGTCACACGCTCCACCGTCTCGCCCTCGACCTCGACGCCGCGTTCGCCGGTCGGCCGACGCACTCGTCGAGCCCGCAGGGACGGTTCGCCGACGGCGCCGCGCGCATCGACGGGCGGGTGCTGGCCGGGGCCGAGGCGTACGGCAAGCAGCTGTTCGTCGCCTTCGACGGGTTGGCCGAGCAGGTCCGCATCCACCTCGGGCTGATCGGCGGACTGACGATCAGCAGCGGGACGGACCGTCCGGTGGTGGGGGCGGTGCGGTGGCGGCTGGAGTCCGACGAGGCCTGGGCCGACCTGCGCGGGGCGACGGTCTGCACGCTGATCGGCCCGGCGGAGAAGGAGGCGTACGTCGCCGGGCTCGGTCCCGACCCGTTGCGCGGCGACGCCGACCCCGACCGCGCCTGGGCCCGGATCACGCGGTCGCGCCTGACGATCGCCGCGCTGCTGATGGAGCAGGGCGTGCTGGCCGGCGTCGGCAACGTCTACCGCGCCGAGCTGCTCTTCCGGCACGGGCTCGATCCGTTCATGGAGGGTCGGTTCCTGCGGCGCGGGGAGTGGGACGCGCTGTGGGCGGACCTCGTGGCGCTCATGCACGTCGGCGTGGAGCGCAACCGGATCGACACCGTCCGGCCCGAGCACGAGCCGGAGGCGATGGGTCGCGAGCCGCGCCAGGACGACCACGGGGGCGAGGTCTACGTCTACCGCCGTGCGCACCTGCCGTGCTGGGTGTGCGGGACGCCGGTCCGCACCCAGGTGCTGGCGGGCCGGAACCTCTTCTGGTGCCCGCGGTGCCAGCCGCGCAGCCGTCGGCGGGTCCCGGTCACCCGGGCGGCGGCCCGACGGCCCGGGGCGAGGGGAGCGACCGGTCGTACGGTCAGCTCGCGTCCGGAAGCATCCGGGCGGCCAGCATCGCGCTGA
- a CDS encoding alpha/beta hydrolase — translation MDIDIAADRVDDRAAALAERHLALDLEHVRDVDADGVACRLYRPYAGAPVALYVHGGGWVFHDLETHDRFCRHLADATGWALLAVDYRRAPEHPYPAPLDDVETALRWLRGHAGDLGVDATVVAGVGDSSGANLIAGLSVRDPRALDFQVLVYPPLDAQAETESRRTEGTAQNGFEPAEMDWYWAAYAPTAQARHDPEVSPLRAADLSGQPPTLVITAEHDLLRDEGEQYAAALRGAGVSCVAWRSLGTTHGFWRRPWEFAESVSAVRLVAATLAGLRP, via the coding sequence GTGGACATCGACATCGCGGCCGACCGGGTCGACGACCGCGCGGCGGCCCTCGCCGAGCGGCACCTCGCGCTGGACCTCGAGCACGTACGGGACGTCGACGCCGACGGAGTCGCCTGCCGGCTCTACCGGCCGTACGCGGGGGCGCCCGTCGCGTTGTACGTGCACGGCGGCGGGTGGGTCTTCCACGACCTGGAGACCCACGACCGGTTCTGTCGGCATCTCGCGGACGCGACCGGGTGGGCGCTGCTCGCGGTGGACTACCGGCGCGCGCCCGAGCACCCGTACCCTGCGCCGCTCGACGACGTCGAGACCGCGCTGCGGTGGCTCCGCGGCCACGCGGGCGACCTCGGAGTGGACGCGACCGTGGTCGCCGGCGTGGGCGACTCCTCGGGTGCGAACCTGATCGCCGGGCTGAGCGTGCGCGACCCCCGCGCGCTCGACTTCCAGGTCCTGGTCTACCCGCCCCTGGACGCCCAGGCCGAGACCGAGTCGCGTCGGACCGAGGGGACGGCACAGAACGGGTTCGAGCCGGCCGAGATGGACTGGTACTGGGCGGCGTACGCCCCGACCGCGCAGGCCCGGCACGACCCGGAGGTCTCGCCGCTGCGCGCGGCCGATCTCAGCGGCCAGCCGCCGACGCTGGTGATCACGGCCGAGCACGATCTCCTGCGCGACGAGGGGGAGCAGTACGCAGCGGCGCTGCGCGGCGCCGGGGTCTCCTGCGTCGCCTGGCGCTCACTCGGTACGACCCACGGATTCTGGCGCCGTCCGTGGGAGTTCGCGGAGTCGGTCTCGGCCGTACGGCTGGTCGCCGCGACGCTGGCCGGTCTGCGGCCGTGA
- a CDS encoding ribose-5-phosphate isomerase codes for MRVHIGCDHAGFELKNHLVEHLRGQGHDVVDHGPQTYDAEDDYPPFCLAAGEAVVAETGSLGIVIGGSGNGEQIAANKVDGVRAALAWSVETAELARQHNDANVIAVGARMHTTDEATALVERFLATPFSGAERHARRISLLTAYEQARGTDVAVHREDF; via the coding sequence ATGCGCGTTCACATCGGTTGCGACCATGCCGGGTTCGAGCTCAAGAACCACCTCGTCGAGCATCTGAGGGGCCAGGGGCACGACGTCGTCGACCACGGGCCGCAGACCTACGACGCCGAGGACGACTACCCGCCGTTCTGTCTGGCCGCCGGCGAGGCCGTGGTGGCCGAGACGGGCAGCCTCGGCATCGTGATCGGCGGCTCGGGCAACGGCGAGCAGATCGCCGCGAACAAGGTCGACGGCGTACGTGCGGCTCTGGCGTGGTCGGTCGAGACCGCCGAGCTGGCCCGTCAGCACAACGACGCGAACGTCATCGCCGTCGGCGCGCGCATGCACACGACCGACGAGGCGACTGCGCTGGTCGAGAGGTTCCTCGCGACCCCGTTCAGCGGTGCCGAGCGGCACGCGCGCCGGATCTCGCTGCTCACCGCGTACGAGCAGGCGCGTGGCACCGACGTCGCCGTGCACCGCGAGGACTTCTGA
- a CDS encoding sulfotransferase family protein, with protein MPLPTFLIVGAQKCGTTTLAATLRQHPQITMARPKELHFFDRRPERGLDWYAEQFKPNRRTKQWGEATPAYMYLPETREAIHEAVPQARLVVILRDPVKRAYSHFWHTKRKGREDLDSFEEALALEPERLATGTMRERAQYSYVDRGHYVDQLEALARLYGRDRLHVLLLDDLIADRDTTLEQVLGFLGVDASKAGQLEEKWKNRYRVAEKPDQAPTPVAYPPLDPQTRERLAEVYAPSNERLAAWLGRDLPGWTRP; from the coding sequence ATGCCCCTACCCACCTTCCTGATCGTGGGAGCCCAGAAGTGCGGCACGACGACGCTGGCGGCGACGCTGCGCCAGCACCCGCAGATCACGATGGCCCGGCCGAAGGAGCTGCACTTCTTCGACCGGCGACCCGAGCGAGGGCTCGACTGGTACGCCGAGCAGTTCAAGCCGAACCGCCGCACCAAGCAGTGGGGAGAGGCGACGCCCGCGTACATGTACCTTCCCGAGACCCGCGAGGCGATCCACGAGGCCGTGCCGCAGGCGCGCCTGGTGGTGATCCTGCGTGATCCCGTCAAGCGTGCGTACTCGCACTTCTGGCACACCAAGCGCAAGGGCCGCGAGGACCTGGACTCGTTCGAGGAGGCACTGGCGCTCGAGCCGGAGCGGCTCGCCACGGGGACGATGCGTGAGCGCGCCCAGTACTCCTACGTCGACCGCGGCCACTACGTCGACCAGCTGGAGGCGCTCGCGCGGCTGTACGGCCGCGACCGGCTGCACGTCCTGCTGCTCGACGACCTGATCGCCGACCGGGACACGACCCTCGAGCAGGTGCTGGGGTTCCTCGGCGTCGACGCGTCGAAGGCCGGACAGCTCGAGGAGAAGTGGAAGAACCGCTACCGCGTCGCGGAGAAGCCCGACCAGGCGCCGACGCCGGTCGCGTACCCTCCGCTCGACCCGCAGACCAGGGAGCGGCTCGCGGAGGTCTACGCGCCGTCGAACGAGCGGCTCGCCGCGTGGCTCGGTCGGGATCTGCCCGGGTGGACGCGTCCCTGA
- a CDS encoding DUF4386 domain-containing protein, with protein sequence MTAVAAPARDLHAPDNGAPLRTSEGARRRLARFTGALYLLLAVLGMLGPLTLESLLVPGDAVATADGLAQSQGLFGLSLGAWIGITVIDVVVSVTLLAVLAPLGAVRALLSSVFRLVYTVMMAAGLVHLFAAYGVVAGTAATPGSDAEVLASLETFSTGFLVALVLFGVHLVLLGELLLRSRAVPRVLGGLLVVAGIGYVVDSLASLLAPSYGGVLPVVLLTPAVVGEVGLALWLLVRGVAPLRTSLRAA encoded by the coding sequence ATGACCGCCGTGGCGGCGCCGGCGCGCGACCTGCACGCGCCCGACAACGGTGCGCCCCTCCGTACGAGCGAAGGCGCACGCCGGCGGCTCGCCCGGTTCACCGGCGCCCTCTACCTCCTGCTCGCCGTGCTCGGGATGCTCGGCCCGCTCACGCTCGAGTCGCTGCTCGTGCCCGGTGACGCCGTCGCGACCGCGGACGGCCTCGCGCAGTCCCAGGGACTGTTCGGGCTGAGCCTCGGGGCCTGGATCGGGATCACGGTGATCGACGTGGTCGTCTCGGTCACGCTGCTGGCCGTGCTCGCCCCGCTCGGCGCGGTCCGCGCGCTGCTCTCGTCGGTCTTCCGGCTGGTCTACACCGTGATGATGGCCGCGGGCCTGGTGCACCTGTTCGCCGCGTACGGCGTGGTGGCCGGGACGGCGGCGACCCCCGGGTCCGATGCCGAGGTGCTCGCGTCGCTCGAGACGTTCAGCACGGGCTTCCTGGTGGCGCTGGTGCTGTTCGGCGTCCACCTCGTGCTGCTCGGCGAGCTGCTCCTGCGCTCGCGCGCGGTGCCCCGCGTCCTGGGCGGGCTGCTCGTGGTCGCCGGGATCGGCTACGTCGTCGACTCGCTCGCGTCGCTGCTCGCCCCGTCGTACGGCGGGGTGCTCCCGGTCGTGCTGCTGACGCCCGCCGTCGTCGGGGAGGTGGGCCTGGCACTGTGGCTGCTCGTCCGCGGTGTCGCCCCGCTGCGCACCTCCCTTCGCGCTGCGTGA
- a CDS encoding NAD(P)-dependent oxidoreductase produces the protein MPKKICIVGASGKVGRYMIGHALDRGYEVVGVCREQSVDKLADVADRITIVPGPTDDRDVIARAVEGCDAVLVVLVPWGMKHYASGTAQAVLDLAPTDARLIFSCGWHITRDGQDVYSWKVRFLVGAMGRLAPIIRVVDLNDQVEAARRIFASDRRWTVVRGSDLEEGESQGLPVWSRHVGDPVLASNLTRRTDFALFMVAAVDDEELVHEAPAIVGRLTPSARAHARTEETA, from the coding sequence ATGCCGAAGAAGATCTGCATCGTCGGGGCGTCGGGCAAGGTGGGCCGGTACATGATCGGCCACGCGCTCGACCGGGGCTACGAGGTCGTCGGCGTCTGCCGCGAGCAGAGCGTCGACAAGCTCGCCGACGTCGCCGACCGGATCACGATCGTCCCCGGCCCCACGGACGACCGGGACGTGATCGCACGTGCCGTCGAGGGCTGCGACGCCGTGCTCGTCGTGCTCGTCCCGTGGGGGATGAAGCACTACGCCTCGGGTACGGCGCAGGCCGTGCTCGACCTCGCACCGACCGACGCGCGGCTGATCTTCTCCTGCGGCTGGCACATCACGCGGGACGGGCAGGACGTGTACAGCTGGAAGGTGCGGTTCCTGGTCGGTGCGATGGGGCGGCTGGCGCCGATCATCCGGGTCGTCGACCTGAACGACCAGGTGGAGGCCGCCCGGCGGATCTTCGCCAGCGACCGGCGCTGGACCGTCGTGCGCGGCAGCGACCTGGAGGAAGGCGAGAGCCAGGGTCTGCCGGTCTGGAGCCGCCACGTCGGCGACCCGGTCCTGGCGAGCAACCTGACGCGCCGGACGGACTTCGCGCTCTTCATGGTCGCGGCGGTCGACGACGAGGAGCTCGTGCACGAGGCGCCCGCGATCGTGGGCCGCCTGACGCCGTCGGCTCGGGCGCACGCGCGGACGGAGGAGACGGCATGA
- a CDS encoding glutamate--cysteine ligase: protein MGLPFATSPRSTVGIEWELAIVDADTGDLRQVARPVLDALAGPDGSPHPHVHQELLLNTVELVTGVHETVAGAARDLADNLAEVRDVVEPLRADLMCAGTHPFAQSDHQRVTDQERYNTLIERTQWWGRQMLIYGVHVHVGIEDRAKVLPLVRAVLAYYGHMQALSASSPFWGGRETGYASNRALMFQQLPTAGLPFRLDEWSDLERYTSDMLHTGVIDDFSEIRWDVRPSPRFGTVEVRVCDGLPSLLEVRAIAAFTQCLVEHFSAELDAGRPLPDLPQWFLQENKWRSARYGMDAILVLDADANEDLVTTDVRRMLEVLAPAAERLKCSEDLAAIEQILDAGASYQRQREVARRSGGDLQPVVFSLVEEMRAGRPLL from the coding sequence ATGGGACTGCCCTTCGCCACGTCGCCGCGCTCGACGGTCGGGATCGAGTGGGAGCTCGCGATCGTCGACGCCGACACCGGCGACCTCCGCCAGGTCGCGCGGCCGGTCCTGGACGCGCTCGCCGGCCCCGACGGCAGCCCGCACCCGCACGTGCACCAGGAGCTGCTCCTCAACACGGTCGAGCTCGTCACCGGCGTGCACGAGACCGTGGCGGGCGCGGCCCGTGACCTCGCGGACAACCTCGCCGAGGTGCGCGACGTGGTCGAGCCGCTCCGTGCGGACCTGATGTGCGCCGGCACCCATCCCTTCGCGCAGTCGGACCACCAGAGGGTCACCGACCAGGAGCGCTACAACACGTTGATCGAGCGGACCCAGTGGTGGGGTCGTCAGATGCTGATCTACGGCGTGCACGTGCACGTCGGGATCGAGGACCGCGCCAAGGTCCTCCCGCTGGTGCGGGCCGTCCTGGCGTACTACGGGCACATGCAGGCGCTCTCGGCGTCGTCGCCGTTCTGGGGCGGCCGCGAGACCGGGTACGCCTCCAACCGGGCGCTGATGTTCCAGCAGCTCCCGACGGCGGGCCTGCCGTTCCGGTTGGACGAGTGGTCGGACCTCGAGCGCTACACCTCCGACATGCTGCACACCGGGGTGATCGACGACTTCTCCGAGATCCGGTGGGACGTCCGGCCGTCACCGCGGTTCGGAACCGTCGAGGTCCGGGTCTGCGACGGGCTGCCGAGCCTCCTGGAGGTCCGGGCGATCGCGGCGTTCACCCAGTGCCTGGTCGAGCACTTCTCGGCCGAGCTCGACGCCGGCCGACCTCTGCCGGACCTGCCGCAGTGGTTCCTCCAGGAGAACAAGTGGCGTTCCGCCCGCTACGGCATGGACGCCATCCTGGTGCTCGACGCCGACGCGAACGAGGACCTCGTGACGACCGACGTGCGGCGGATGCTCGAGGTCCTGGCCCCGGCGGCGGAGCGGCTGAAGTGCTCCGAGGACCTCGCGGCGATCGAGCAGATCCTCGACGCCGGCGCGTCGTACCAGCGACAGCGCGAGGTCGCGCGACGCTCGGGTGGCGACCTGCAGCCGGTCGTCTTCTCCCTCGTGGAGGAAATGCGAGCGGGGCGTCCGTTGTTGTGA
- a CDS encoding DsbA family protein, producing MSTTVDMWFDPACPWAWMTSRWLLEVEQVRDVSVDFHVMSLAVLNEDNDELPEEYRAMLAQAWGPVRVAVAAAAKHGDHVLRDLYTALGDRRHLQGRDLDRETVTEALVEVGLEPELGDAFDSEAFDDALRGSHQQAMDLVGTDVGTPVVSIGEVAFFGPVVSPAPKGEEAGKLWDGCLLVAGTDGFFELKRTRTREPILT from the coding sequence ATGAGCACGACCGTCGACATGTGGTTCGATCCCGCCTGCCCCTGGGCCTGGATGACGTCGCGCTGGCTGCTCGAGGTCGAGCAGGTCCGTGACGTGAGCGTGGACTTCCACGTGATGAGCCTCGCGGTCCTGAACGAGGACAACGACGAGCTCCCCGAGGAGTACCGCGCGATGCTCGCGCAGGCCTGGGGACCCGTGCGGGTGGCGGTGGCCGCGGCCGCGAAGCACGGCGACCACGTGCTGCGCGACCTCTACACCGCGCTCGGCGACCGCCGGCACCTCCAGGGGCGCGACCTCGACCGCGAGACCGTCACCGAGGCGCTCGTCGAGGTCGGCCTCGAGCCCGAGCTGGGCGACGCGTTCGACTCCGAGGCCTTCGACGACGCGCTGCGCGGGTCGCACCAGCAGGCGATGGACCTGGTCGGCACCGACGTCGGCACGCCGGTGGTCTCGATCGGCGAGGTCGCGTTCTTCGGGCCGGTCGTGAGCCCGGCGCCGAAGGGCGAGGAGGCCGGGAAGCTCTGGGACGGCTGCCTGCTGGTCGCCGGCACGGACGGCTTCTTCGAGCTGAAGCGGACCCGGACGCGCGAGCCGATCCTCACCTGA
- the tig gene encoding trigger factor — MKSAQETLSPTRVKLTIEVPFEELEPQLQKAYKTIGSQIQVPGFRRGKVPAKVVDQRVGRGAILDQAINDALPEIYSKAVAEAEVQPLGQPEVDVSRLEDGELVEFTVEVDVKPEFETPDLSGLEVEVADVAVSDDDVEEQLQGLRERFATLTEVDRAAAEGDFVTIDLSASKDGEKIDAAQASGIVYQIGKNTMLDGLDDAVTGMSAGETTTFQTKLAGGDLVGEEVDVEVAVDVVKEQELPELDDDFAQTASEFDTVEELKADLAEKLSRGKRLEQAAEARDAVLEAALEKLDVPIPDGVVEAEIANRRQQIEQQLAMAGMTMEAYLDSEEQTIDEFEADLEKRVRDSLVAQFLLDQIAAESEIGIEQDELTEHMMRRAQQSGEDPQQFVQHMVEHNHIPELVAEVVRGKALAQVVEGAKVTDASGNVVDVANLRGDGTYGEDEESSEQD, encoded by the coding sequence GTGAAGAGTGCCCAGGAGACACTGAGCCCGACCCGGGTGAAGCTCACCATCGAGGTGCCCTTCGAGGAGCTCGAGCCGCAGCTTCAGAAGGCGTACAAGACCATCGGGTCGCAGATCCAGGTCCCCGGATTCCGTCGCGGCAAGGTGCCCGCGAAGGTCGTGGACCAGCGGGTCGGGCGCGGCGCGATCCTGGACCAGGCGATCAACGACGCGCTGCCGGAGATCTACTCCAAGGCCGTCGCCGAGGCCGAGGTGCAGCCGCTCGGGCAGCCCGAGGTCGACGTGAGCCGCCTCGAGGACGGCGAGCTGGTCGAGTTCACCGTCGAGGTGGACGTCAAGCCCGAGTTCGAGACCCCGGACCTGTCCGGTCTCGAGGTCGAGGTGGCCGACGTCGCGGTCTCCGACGACGACGTCGAGGAGCAGCTCCAGGGCCTGCGCGAGCGGTTCGCGACGCTGACCGAGGTCGACCGCGCCGCTGCCGAGGGCGACTTCGTCACGATCGACCTGTCGGCCAGCAAGGACGGCGAGAAGATCGACGCGGCCCAGGCGAGCGGGATCGTGTACCAGATCGGCAAGAACACCATGCTGGACGGCCTCGACGACGCCGTGACCGGCATGTCGGCCGGCGAGACGACGACGTTCCAGACCAAGCTGGCCGGCGGTGACCTGGTCGGCGAGGAGGTCGACGTCGAGGTGGCGGTCGACGTCGTCAAGGAGCAGGAGCTCCCGGAGCTGGACGACGACTTCGCCCAGACGGCCTCGGAGTTCGACACTGTCGAGGAGCTCAAGGCCGACCTCGCCGAGAAGCTCTCGCGCGGCAAGCGCCTGGAGCAGGCGGCCGAGGCGCGCGACGCCGTGCTCGAGGCCGCCCTGGAGAAGCTGGACGTCCCGATCCCCGACGGCGTCGTCGAGGCCGAGATCGCGAACCGTCGCCAGCAGATCGAGCAGCAGCTCGCGATGGCCGGCATGACGATGGAGGCCTACCTCGACTCCGAGGAGCAGACCATCGACGAGTTCGAGGCCGACCTGGAGAAGCGTGTGCGCGACTCGCTGGTGGCGCAGTTCCTCCTCGACCAGATCGCGGCGGAGTCCGAGATCGGGATCGAGCAGGACGAGCTCACCGAGCACATGATGCGCCGGGCCCAGCAGTCGGGCGAGGATCCCCAGCAGTTCGTCCAGCACATGGTCGAGCACAACCACATCCCCGAGCTGGTCGCCGAGGTCGTCCGCGGCAAGGCGCTGGCCCAGGTCGTCGAGGGCGCGAAGGTCACCGACGCCTCGGGCAACGTCGTCGACGTCGCGAACCTCCGCGGCGACGGCACGTACGGCGAGGACGAGGAGTCCTCCGAGCAGGACTGA